Below is a genomic region from Actinomadura sp. NAK00032.
CGGGCGAGCGCGTTGTCGAGCCGGAAGTCGCCGTGCACGAGCCGAGCGGGGGCATCCGCCGGGAGCCGCTCCGCGAGCCGCGCGACGAGCCGGTCGTACTCGGGCAGGTCGCGGTCGGTGCCGGTGGCCCGGATCGCCTCCTGCGAGCTGTCCCACTGCTTGCCCCAGCGCTTGAGCTGGCGCTCCATGTAGCCGTTCGGGCGCCCGAAGTCGGCCAGCCCGACGGCCTCGACGTCGACGGTGTGGATCGCCGCGAGGGCCCCGGCGAGCGCGTCGGACAGGCCGCGCGCCTGCTCCGGGGTGATCTCGGCGGCGTCCTCGCGGGTGCGCAGGACGCGGCCGTCGACGAAGTCCATCAGGTAGAACCGCGCGCCGATGACGTCCTCGTCGTCGCAGAACGCCAGGGTCCGCGGCACCGGCACGGACGTCCCGGCGCCGAGCGCGGACAGCACCCGGTACTCGCGCCCCATGTCGTGGGCCGTCGGGAGGACGTGGCCGAGCGGCGGCCTGCGCAGCACGACGCGGCGGCCGCCGTCCAGGGTGATCCCGTAGGTGAGGTTCGAACGCCCGCCCGCGATCAGGTCGATCGCGGTGATCCGCCCCGAGCCGGGCAGCGCGCGGGCCAGCCAGGCGGCGAGGCGGGGGACGTCGATGCCGGGGACCCCGGCCGGCAGTTCTGCGTCAACGGTCATGACGCCCTATTAGAACGCGGCTCGGTCCGAACCGGGAACCCCACCCCCGTACCCGGCACCGGGGACGCTTATACGCGCCGTAAGTTGTCGGCCACTTCCGGCCGACTTGCAGGCAGACTTCACCTGGCCTTCAGCATCAGCGCTGACCTGCGGGAACGGTGAGCGCTTCGGGCACAGGCGTCCGCTTCCCCGAAACTCCCAGGAGAAAAACCAGCCTCAAGGTGGAATCTTTGGACACCTGGGGTACTCCTCAGCGACGACACCCGAACACGCTGGGTCGCCACCTGGCACGGAGGTCGACAGCCGTCACATCGGCCCATGAGGCGGCAGGCTGGACTTATGAGTCTCGCTTGGGCTAAGAGAAGAGGACTAGACCATTCGGGACTAGACCGCCCGATTGGGGGGGACGCACCGTGGCAGACGCATGGCTGCCAGGAGCCGGCCGCATGCCGGCACGACACGACGGCGGAGCGTTGCGAGGGGGTGCTCCCCGGGTCGTATGGTGCGCCGGAGAGCACGATCCGCGCGGCGTCTCCGCGCGCTCGGTGGCCGCCGATCTCGTCAAGGAGGACCGTCCCGCGCACCTGGTGTGGCATCCCGGCACCGGCGAGATCGTCCAGCTCCTCCCGATCACCCGCGCGGCCCGGCTGCTCGGCGGCGGCGTCGGCCGGGAGGGCCGCGTCTGCGCGCAGATCATGGTGGTCGGGCAGGCCCGGACGCCGTTCACCGGTTCGCTGCTGACCGGGCTCGACGCGATCGTCCAGTGGCTGGACGCGTGGGGCGTCGCGCGGCGCTGGCCCGCCGGGCCGCCGCTGCCGTCCCCGCAGTCCTACCACTCGCTGCGCGCCCGCAAGGACTGGGCGCGCGGCGGGCACTACGGGGCGTCCCAGGTGCCGACGCTCGACCGGCCCGACCCCGGCGGCATCGACATCCGGCGCATCACCGGGCCGGACACGCCCGTCGCGCCGATCCCGAAGCCCCGCGCCCCGAGCGCGCCCGGCGGGGCCCGCCTGCTGCCGCCGCGCCCGCGCACGCCCGAGCCGGTCCGCACGGCCGCACCGCAGAACGACTCGCCGCTGCGTCCCGCCTCGGAACCGGTCCCGGTCGCGCAGACCGCCATGTCCAACTGACCCTGCGGCGCCCTACCCGGCGAGCGCGCGGACGATCTCGCAGCCCTTGCGCAGCTCGGTCGTGGTCGCGGCCGAGCCGTACCCGATCACCAGGCCGGACGCGCGGCTCGGTCCCACGTGGTGGCGCTCCAGGGTCTCCACCAGGACGCCCCGCTCGTCGGCCGCCGCCGAGATGCGCCGCGCCTCGGGCTCCGGGACGTCCACCACCAGGTGCAGGCCGGCGGTGTCGCCGCGCAGCGGGAGGCCGTCCAGCGCCCGCACCACCACCTCGCGGCGCCGCGCGTACTCGGCGCGCATCCGCCGGACGTACCTGTCCAGATCACCGCGCTCCAGCAGGATGCGCAGCGCGTCCTGCGGGACGACGGCCGTGCGGTCGTTCAGCCGCTCCCGGCGCAGCGCGATCTCCGCCACCAGGTCCGGGCGCCCCGCCAGCCAGCCGACGCCCATGTCCGTCGTGAGGATCTTCGCCGTGGTGCCGAGGTAGACCACCACGTCCGGGTCGAGCCCGTACAGGGCGGGCAGCGGCGCGACGTCGAAGCGGAACTCGCCGTCGTAGTCGTCCTCGGCGATGAGGGCCCCGTTGCGCCGCGCCCACGCCAGCAGGCCCTGCCTGCGCGGGATGGGCAGGACGCCGCCCATCGGGTACTGGTGCGACGGCGTCGTGTAGACGATGCGGAGATCGTCCGGCAGGCCCTCGACGATGACCCCGTGCTCGTCAACGGGGCACGGCACCAGCTCCGCGCCACGTCCCTCTAGGACGACACGGGCCCTCCCGTAGCCGGGCTCCTCCACCCCTACGCGGTCGCCTGGACGAAGCACGGTCGCGGCAAGCAGATCGAGCCCGTTCGTCGCTCCACGCGTCACCAGGAGGCCGTCCAGGGGGCACGCTACGCCGCGACTACGCCTGATGTAGTCGGCGAGCGCCACCCGCAGGCCCGGCAGGCCGTACGAGTCCTGACGCTGCTGCGGCGGCATCCCCGCAGCCAGCCGCCATGCGCGGCGCCATGCCGGTGTGTCCAGGGCCCCGATCCAGGCGGTCCCCGGCCGCAGGTCGATCTCGTGTGGGGCCGCCGTCCTCCGTACCTGGCTCGCCGCAGGCTTCTCCTGTCTCGGCACCGGTTCGGCGGCGACGCCCTCGGTCACATACGTCCCGGACCCGTGCCGCCCTTCAAGCCACCCCTCCGCATACAGCTGCTCGTACGCCTCGGTGACGACCGTCCGGCTGACGCCCAGCAGCTTCCCCAGCGCCCTACTGGACGGAAGCCGCTCCCCTGCGGCGAGCCGTCCCTCCGCCATCGCCTCCCGCAACTGGCCGACGAGCTGGGCGCTCATCGGCTCCCGTGCGTCCCGGTCAACGACGAGGGGCAGATCGATCGACAAAGTGGTCTCCGGCTATGCGCGCCAAGTGGCCATACCCACCAGGCCACTTTCCTCCTAGCGTAAACGGCCATGGACCCGCTCTCCTCAACCGCCCGCACGCGCATGGGCAGGCTTCCCGAACGCGCCCAGACCGACCGCGCCGCCCTCTACGACGTCCTGGACGCCGGTCTGGTCTGCCACCTGGGCATCGTCGTGGACGGCACCCCGCGCGTCCTGCCCACCGGATACGGCCGCATTGACGACACCCTCTACGTCCACGGCTCCACGGGTGCGAGCAGCCTGATGGCGGGCCCGTCCCAAGAGGTGTGCATCACCGTGACCCACGTGGACGGCATCGTCATGGCCCGGTCGGCGTTCCACCACTCCATCAACTACCGGAGTGCCGTCATCTACGGCACACCGCAGCCGGTGACCGAACCCGACGCCAAGCTCGCCGCGCTCCGCGCCGTCACAGAACAACTCGCCCCAGGCCAGTGGGACGTTATCCGCGAACCAACCCGGAAGGAACTCGCCGCGACCTCCGTCCTGGCGCTTCCCCTTTCCGAGGCATCGGTCAAGGTCAGGCAGGGCCCGCCCGGCGACGACGAGCCCGACTACGCGCTCGACCTGTGGGCCGGCGTCCTGCCCGTCCAGCAGACGTTCGGTACCCCGGTCCCCGACCCGCTGCTGCGCCCCGGCATCCCCATTCCCGGACATATCGCCCAGCGCGGAGCCCGCTAACTCGATCGGGCTCGATGCCCCGCGCAGTCGTTCATGGCCGTAGGGTGAATCCATGAACGAGCGGCTGGTCTGGATCGACTGCGAGATGACAGGACTCGACCTGCGCAACGACGCGCTCATCGAGATAGCCGCACTGGTCACCGACAGCGAGCTCAACATCCTCGACGAGGGCGTCGACGTCGTCATCAAACCGCCCCCCGAGACGGTGACCAAGATGACCAAGGTCGTCCGGGACATGCACACCACGTCCGGGCTGCTGGAGGCCCTCCCCTCCGGCGTCACCCTCGCCGAGGCCGAGGACACCGTCCTCCGCTACGTCCGCGGCCACGTGAAGGACGCCAACAAGGCGCCCCTGTGCGGCAACTCCATCGCCACCGACCGGTCGTTCCTGGCCCGCGACATGCCCGCCCTCGACGGCCACCTCCACTACCGCATGGTGGACGTCTCGTCCATCAAGGAGCTGGCGCGCCGCTGGTACCCGCGCGTGTACTTCGCCAGCCCGGAGAAGAAGGGCGGCCACCGGGCGCTCGCCGACATCACCGAGAGCATCCAGGAGCTGCGCTATTACCGCGCCGCCGTCTTCGTCGCGCAGCCCGGCCCCGACTCCGACACCGCCCGCCGCATCGCCGGCATGGTGTCCTCCGGCTGACCCACTCTCCCGGAGCCGCTACACTACTTGGAGCCGGGAGCGATCCCGGCCACGGTGGGTGTAGCTCAGCTGGCAGAGCACTTGGTTGTGGTCCAAGATGTCGGGGGTTCAAGTCCCCTCACTCACCCCACGCGAGAGAGAAGCCCTGGCCATCGCAAAGATGCCCAGGGCTTCTCCACGTCCGGCCGTCCCGTTATGCTCCGTCCCTATACATGTCGACGACACGCCAAGGGCAACGGATGAGTGTCGATGAGACGGCCCCCTTGCGCGTCCTCGTGGTGGACGCCGACCCCCGGGCCCGCACGGACGTGATCTCCCTTCTGGACGCCAGCGACGAACTCCAGGTCGTGGCCGACGCCCCCGACCCCCAGACCGCCCTCACCCTGGCCCGGCGCCTGCGCCCGGACATCGTCCTACTGGACGCGGCCTCCGCCGCGCACGCGCACCCGCTCAGCGGCGCGTCCCGCGTGTTCCTGCTCTCCGACGACCCGGCCGCCATCGAGGCCGCGCTCCGCGCCGGCGCCTGCGGCCATCTCGCCCCCGGCTCCTTCACCGTCCACGACCTCATCCGCGGCGTCCGCGCCGCCTCCCGCACCACCCTCGGCCTGTCCGCGCGCGAGTCCGAGGTCATGGACCTCATCGCCACCGGCCGCTCCAACGGGGAGATCGCCCGCCAGCTCTTCCTCAGCGAGAAGACGGTGAAGAACCACGTCAACCGCATCTACGCCAAGCTCGGCGTCAGCTCCCGCGCCACCGCCATCGCCCTCTGGCGCGGCATGGTCAGCGTCCTGCCCGCCCAGGACTAAACCGATTCGCACTGCTCCGCAGCCCCTGGTACTGTTCTTCCTGTCGCAAGGGCCCCGGCCACGGCCAAGGCCCCAGACGACGGGCGCCGTTAGCTCAATTGGCAGAGCAGCGGACTCTTAATCCGCGGGTTCGGGGTTCAAGTCCCTGACGGCGCACCCGCTTCCCTATGGCTATTCGTGATTCTGTCGCGAATAGCCATATGTTTTTATAGGCCGTTTCGCCGTGTCACGCCGCCCATGCTCGCATCGCACTTGCGATGCCCCAGCCCGTCCACCGTCGGCAGACGAGCGCGCCAGCCAGGCGATCCATGGCTGCGGTCACCGGCGGTGAGCCGTCGACGGGTGCGGCCAGGGAACGCCGAGGAATGTCTGCACCGCGACGACGTCCGCGACATGTTCACCGCCACCGCCCGCGCCTGGTACCACAACATGACCAGACCAGAGGTCCTGCGGCTGCGCGCCATCGTCACCTGCGAGTAGCGCCATTTCCCGAACTCGGCCGCGCCCGGCATAGGAGCCCACGGTGGCCGGGGTTCCGGCGTCCCGTGGGCTCCCGATGTGCCGGGCGCCCACGGGAGGTTCCGGTGGGCTGTTTCCCGGCGGGGAGGGTGCGGGCGACCAAGGCGTTCTTTGGGGGGAGGTCAGGCCAGGACCGGGTGGCTGAGTGCGGTGTGGACGAGGTCGGCGCAGGTGGCGGCGTCGAGGGCCAGGCCCTGGTGGTCGCCGGGGAAGGTGACCGGTGCGACGCCGAGTCGCTCGGCCAGCACCCGGGCCGACAAGGCGGGGACTCCGTCGCCCGAGGCCGCCCCGACGCCGACGGCGATCGGCACCGGGCCGGCGCGCAGCGCGTCCAGGTCGGGGGCGAAGCGCAGCACGGGCAGGAGCACGTGGGACAGGAAGTGGTCGAGGTTGCCCTGGACGCGGCCCATCATCTCCAGTGCTTCGGGCGGCATCTGGGAGGGGTCGGGCATCGCGGGAGGAGCGGCGCCCGGTCCGTCGACGGTGGCGATGAACGCGCCCATCGCCGCGCCGGCGCCGTGGGCGCGGTAGGTGTCGTGGACGTCCTGGAACGCCTTCCGCCAGTGGTCGCGGTCGGGCAGCAGTTCGGGCAGCGGCGGCTCGTGGACGACCAGTGCGCGCACCTGCTCGGGGTGGCGGGCCACAAGGTCCAGGGCGGTCAGCGCGCCGCCGCTGTTGCCCAGCACGTAGGCCGGCTCGTTGCCCAGCGCGGCCAGCAGGCGGTGGGCGTCGTCGGCGAAGACCTCGACGTCGGTGTCGGCGGGCGGTCCGGTCAGGACGCTGCGGGACAGGCCGCGCTGGTCATAGGTGACGACGGTGTAGCGGTCGGCCAGGCACCCTGCCAGGGCTGTCAGCGCCCCGGCGTCGGCGGGTGCGCCGGGGATCATCAGCAGCAGCGGGCCCGAGCCGCGGACCTCGTAGTGCAGGGACGCGCCGGGAACCTGAAGCGTCTTGGTCTCAGTGCTGTGCATCGGTGTTTCCATTCTGAGGATGTGGAGGTGTCGGGTGGGACGGCTGCCGTCGGGCGGTCGGAGGTCCGGCGGTCACCGTCCGGTCGACGGCGTGCTCGCGAGTCGCGCGGTGGTGGCGGTGAGCCACAGCAGGCCCAGGGCCGCGCCCGCGAAGAAGATCAGCACGCTCGCGCCGGAGCCGGCGAAACCGGCCAGGACCGCCACCGGGACGATCCGGGAGGCCGCGGCCCAGCCGCGTCGGCCCTGCAGCGAGAAGTGCCGGGCCAGCACCAGGAACGCCGCGCACAGTGCCAGGTAGCCGACCATGCCGCCGACCATGTGGACGGCGCCGCTCGTGCTGAGCGATGCGGCGCCGTCCGGGGTGCCGGCGGGGAAGCCGGCGCCGGGGTCGGCCTGGAACACGGCGCTGACCAGGAACGAGGCCCCGAACACGGCGATGAGTCCGGGCGCCCAGGTGCCGCCGGGCCCGCCGTCCAGCGCGCGCCGCACCCCGGCCGCGCCAGCGATGATCAGCACTCCGGTGAGCACGAAGCTGGTCTCCTGGATCCAGCCGAGGTCGCCGAGGCTGAGCTGGCTGATGGCGTTGCGGGTGAAGTCGTAGCCGTCGCGGAGCAGCCCCTGGACGGCGCCGGCCGCCAGGAACAGCGGGCCGGCGGCCATCGCGCAGCTCAGCAGCGGCCGGGCCGCCGGACGGGTGGTGCGCGCGGGACGGACGGCGGCGGCCGGGGGACGGATCGCGTGGGTCATCACAAGCTCCTCGGTAGATGGAGTTCGGTCGCGGGAACGGGGTCAGGACGGCCGGCAGGCCAGATCGAGCTTCCGGCTCGTTCCCGTACCTCCTGACCAGGTAAACCTTATGTGGACGGCGTCCACATCCGGGCGTGGCAGGATCATGACATACTTAAGTGGACGCTGTCCACATGAGAGGTTCCGGCCATGACCGAGCGCTCCGGCGCACCTGCCCGCGACACCTACCGCCACGGCAACCTGCATCAGGCGCTCCTGGAGGCGGGCACCGAACTGGCCCGCGCCGCAGGCCCGGACGCGATCGCCCTGCGGGAGGTCACCCGGCGGGCCGGGGTCGCCCCCAACGCCGCCTACCGGCACTTCCCCAACCGCGACGCCCTGGTGCAGGCGGTCTCCCTCCGGGCCATGGCCGAGCTGGCCCACGCCATGGAGGAGGACCTCGCCGCCCTCGACCCGCCAGGCGACCCGGCCCAGGCCGCCCGCGCCCGCTTCCGTGCCGTGGGCACCGGCTACCTGCGCTTCGCCCGCACTGAGCCCGGCCTGTTCCGCACCGCCTTCTACGTCCCCGGCGACATGACCCAGGCGCAGGCCGCCGCCTCCGCCGGGCAGGGCGGCCTGACCCCGTTCCAGCTCCTCGGCGCCGCCCTGGACGACCTGGCCGCCTGCGGCCTGGTCTCCCCCGAGCGCCGTCCGGGGGCCGAGTTCCTGGTCTGGTCATGCGTGCACGGCCTGGCGGTCCTGCTCATCGACGGCCCCCTGCGCGGGCTCCCCGATGAACTCGCCGGCCCGGCCGTCCACGACCTGATCGACCTGGCCGAAAAGGGGCTGCGCCCGGACCCCTGAGCCCAAGCAGCGCCACCTTCACCCGCAACAAGGCCACCCGCAACAAGGCCACCCGCAACAAGGCGAACCGCACCGGCGCGTTCCCGCCCGGTCACTCGGGCCTGATGGCCAGGACGGCGTCCGCGACCGCTCGGAGGGTGGCGATGGGGTCGTCGCCGAGGGGATAGACGCCGATCTGGTCCGCCCCGGCGTCGAGGTGTGCGATCAGGCCGCGCGCGAGGCCGGCCGGGTCGCCGTAGGCGACCAGCGCGTCGATGACGCGGTCGCTACCGGTGCCGGAGAGGTCCTCGTCGGTGAAGCCCAGCCGCCGGAGGTTGCTCGCGTAGTTGGTGACCTGCAACGCCTGCCCCGGCGGCGCGGCCCGGGCGACGGCACGGGCCCGCTCGGGGTCGGGTTCCGGCAGCGCGAAGTGGCCGGGGAGCAGCAGCCTGTCCCCACCGAGGGTCTCCCTCGCCCGCCGGGTGTGCTCGGGCGTGACCATGCCGGGGATGGCGCCCGCGGTGCGGTCGCGGGCCAACCGCAGCATCCTCGGGCCGAGGGCGGCCAGCACCACCCGCTCGGCCGGGACGCCGGCCAGCGTCAGCCGGTGCACGTAGGACGCCAAGGTGTCATGCGGCGACGCCCACTCGGCGTGCACCTCGCGGTGCCCGATCCCGACGCCGAGGATGAACCGGCCGGGATGCCTGGCGACGATCCGGTGGTAAGAGGCGGCGACGGTCTCGGCGTCGGCGGTCCACACGTTGACCACGCTCGTGCCGACCACGATCCGGGTGGTGGCGTCGAGCAGCCGTTCCGCGAAGGCGAGATCGGCCGGCGGCGATGCGTCCAGCCAGAGCGTGCCGTAGCCGGCCCGCTCCACCTCCACCGCGCTCTCCGGGCTCACTTCGTGCTCGCGCAGATGGGCGCCGAGCAGGCCCAAGTCGATGTCCATGATCCGATCCCAGCACCACGCCCGCATCGGCGACCAGAACCGGTTCCGACGCGCTCGATAACCTGGCGGCATCGTCGCAGAGCAGAGGGGGCTCGGTGGAACTGCGCGCACTGCGCTACTTCGTCGTGGTCGCCGACGAGCTGCACTTCGGGCGGGCCGCCGAGCGGCTGCACATCGCCCAGCCCGCGGTCAGCAAGCGGATCGCCCAACTGGAACGGGAGCTCGGAGTCCGGCTGCTGGACCGTTCACCGCGCCGGGTCCGGCTCACCGCCGCGGGGCACCGGGTGCTCGCCGCGGCGCGCGACGCGCTCGCGGCCGCGGACCGGGTCCGGGCCGCCGCCGGCGAGCCGGCGGGCACCATGCGCATCGGTACGGCCGCCGGGTTCACCGCTCGCCTGGAGCGCGGGATCGACGCGCTGCGCGAGCACCCCTCGGCGCGCGGCGTCGACGTCGCGCTGGTCGACCTTCCGCTGACGGCCCGCCTGGACGAGGTGCGACGGGGCGAGATCGATCTGGCACTGGCCCGGGGGATGCGGTCGGCGCCCGGGCTGAGGGTGCTGCCGACGTGGACGGAGCAGCTGTTCGCGGTCGTGTCCGCGCGGCACCCGGCCGCCGGTCGCGCGACGATCGCCCCGGCCGATCTCGCCGTCGGCGATGTGCGGATCCCGTCGCGGGAGCACGGCCTGCTCCTGCCTGGGGCCTTGCGGGCCGCGATGCGGGAGGCCGGGGTCGAAGCGCGGGCCGGCCGCCTCGCCGGGACGGTCCACGACATGCTCGTCGAGGTCGGCGCCAATCCGCGCAGCTGGACCGTGCTGCCGGGCGACCAGGTCGCGGAGATCCGCTCCACCCGGGAGCGGGCGATCCCGTTCGCGCCGCGGACCACGATCACCGGCAGCGTCGTCGTACCGGTCGACCTCCCGCACACCTGCGCCGCCGCCCACCGGGCGGCCTTCGGAGACTGACCCGTCCGCGGCATGACGCGTCCCCGACGCGGTGCGGCGGGGCAAGTGTTATTTGGCCGTAAAGCCGCCCCTGTTCTGCATTAATGCGCTGTTCAGCTTGGCATCGACCGGTGTCCATATGTGATGTCGATCACTTTATATTGCCGGTCAGCATGATCATCGAACAGTTCCGCCCGTAGGCGAACACCACTGTCATGCCCCAGCCAACGGTCGACACAGCCAAGACGCGGGTGATGCAAAGAGTGCAGACCATGTCCGTCATCACACCTGTCTACAAGCCCGATCCCGAACTGCTGCGCGAGGCATATGACTCGCTCGCCGGGCAGGAGCTTCCGAATGATTGGGAATGGGAGTGGATCGTCCAGGAGGACGGAACGACGGGGGTCGCCGAGAACATCCTGCCGGCCGATCCCCGAATCAAGTTCGGAACCGGGCGGCGCGGCAGCAGCTCCCTGACGCGGAACCTCGGTCTGGCCAGGTCGCGCGGGGAGCTCATCAAGAACCTCGACGCCGATGACGTCCTGACCCCCGGCGTCCTGGCGCGGGACATCGAAGTCCTGAGCTCTGACCAGGGCGTTCACTGGACCGCGTCCCGCGCCCTCGATCTCCTCCCCGACGGTTCGACGGTGAGTGTGCAGGACCGGGTGCCGCCGGGGCGGCTCGAACCGGGGGTCGTCTTCGAGCAATGGAAGGCCGACGACTTCCGGCTTCCCGTCCATCCCACGACCCTGTGCATCCGCCGAAATCTCGCCACCGCGCTCGGCGGGTGGATGGCGGTGCCCGGTTCGGACGATTCGGGCCTGCTCATTTCGGCCAGCATGGTCAGCGCCGGGCACTTCCACGGCGAGATCGGGCTGCTGTATCGCAAATGGCCGGGCCAGGTGACCGCGCAGCCCGCCCACTATGCGGAAACCGAATGGAATTCGCGCATGAGCCTGATTCGCGAACGCGCCGAGTCGTTCGCCGAGATCTGGTCGCGACGCGGCCTTCTCACCCCCTGAAGACTCACCCCCTGAAGATGAGGAGCACGGCACATTGAAACGACGTTCCAGGACAATGGCGGCCTTGGCGGCCGCCGCGTTCACCTGCATCGTCACGGCCCAGTCCGCACTCGCCGACGGCACCGACCCCGCCGTCGTCACACCGATCACGGGTGAGAGCCCGCTGGCGGCGGACTGCGGGCTGCCCGAAGGCGACGGGTACGTACTGAACCCGGACACCGAGGTCCAGCCCATGGTGGCGGCGGACCCGAAGCGGCCGGGGCGTCTCGTCGCGGTGTACCAGCAGGACCGGTGGAGCAAGTACGGCGGCAACGGGACGGGCGTCGTCCTGTCCGACGACAACGGCGCGACCTGGAAGCGGTCGGCGAACCAGCCCGCCTTCTCCCGGTGCGACGGCGGGAAGTACGACGTCACGACGGACCACTGGGTCACGATGACACCGTCCGGTACGGCGCTGGCCGCGGCGTTCTCGCTGTCGCGCACCGGCGAGGAGACGGCGATCGTGGTCTCGCGGTCCGGCGACGGCGGCGAGCACTGGGAGGCCCCGGTGACGCTGGGGCACGACGACGACCCGCGGTACTTCAACGACCGTCCGGCGATCACCGCCGATCCCTACCACCCGGGCACCGTCTACGCGGTGTGGGACCGGGTCGACACCCAGCCGTCGGGTGAGTGGGTGCAGCCGGTCTACCTGGCGAAGTCGACCGACGACGGGCGCACCTGGACGAGCAGGAAGGTGTACGACTTCCCCGCCAACAGCGGCGCCATCGGTACCGAGCTGGTGCCGATGGCCGACGGCACGCTGCTGATCGGCATGCACCAGGAGACGAACACCAGCGCCGCCACCCAGGTCATCCGCTCGACCGACGGCGGCGAGACCTGGTCGGAGCCGACGCTGGACGTGCCGGCCCCGTTCGCCGTGGGCGTCAAGATCCCCGACCCCGACGACTCGGGCGACCCGGTGCGCAACGCCACGCTGCCGCTGCTGGCCGCCCAGCCGGACGGCAAGGTGGTGAACGCGGTCTGGCAGAGCCAGGACGCCGACGGCACCTTCCACGCCGCGTACGCGCGGTCCACGGACAGCGGGAAGACCTGGTCGAAGCCGGTCAACGTGGACAAGACGCCCACCGGTTCGGCCGCGGTACCGGCGATCGCCGTGGCCCCCGGCGGCACCGTGGCGATCACGTACTACGACTTCCGGAACAACACCTCCGCCGCCACCCTGCCCACCGACTTCTGGGCCGTCACCTGCACGACGGACTGCACGAAGCCCGGATCGTGGCGCGAGCGGCACATCGAGGGCCCGTTCGACGCGCGGAAGGTCCCGCCGACGAGCGTCGGCCGCCTGCTCGGCGACTACACCGGCCTGGTCGCGTCCAACTCGGCCTTCGTGGCCGTGTACGGCGTGGCCACCGGCGACGCCGACAACCCGGTGGACCTCCACAGCGCGACCTTCTACAAGTAACGATGTAGACGCCCCCGCCGGGGTCCGGCCGTCGACCGAGTGACGTTGAGTCCTCAGCGAATGCGCCGGCCCCGGCTCGGTCTCCGCGGGTCATGCGGCGATCTGGGCCGGACGGGGAGAGCGGGGGGTCGCCGACAGGAGGCGGTGGACGTGGCCTTCGGGGGCGAGCAACCGGGCCAGCCCCTCAAGGTCACCGGTGCCCACCGCGGCCTCGAAGGCGGCGACGAGGCGGCGGTGCGTCTTCGCGGGGACCGGCCGCTCGCGGTCGCCCTCAAGGCGGGCCTGGCCGCGGCGGACCAGCTGGCGCGCGTTCGAGACGCTCGTTCCCAGCAGTTCCGCCAGGTCGGCATAGGCGTAGTCGAAGCCCTTCCGCAGGACGTAGGCGGCCAGCTCGTCCGGCGTCAGCCGCGCCATCAGCAGCGCCAGGGCCTCCGCGATGGCCATGGTCTGCTCGACGCGCTGGACGGGGTCCTGCGCCCGGTCGGCGAGGTTGACCAGCTGCGACTCGGTGGGGGTCTCGTGGCGGTGGCGCGCGGACTGGACGACGTTGATCGCCAGCCGGTTCACCGCCGTGGTCAGGAACGCGGCCGGGTTCTCGATCCTGGTGCGGGGGGTGAGCTGCCAGCGCAGCCACAGCTCCTGGAGCACGTCCTCCGCTCCGAGGACGTCGCCGAGGACCCGGTAGGCGATGCGGAACAGGCGTGTTCGGTGGGCCATGAAGATGTCGAGGGCGACGTCCAGATCGTCCTCGGCCGGCCGGGCGGCCGAGGTTTCGGCCGGCGTCGTCTCCAGGCTGAGCACGGACATCGGGGGCTCCTCTTCGTGGGCATCTGAACGATGACTCCACTCTGGTTCCGCGGTGCCCTCCACCGCGCCCTCGAAGTCCGTGGTCGAGTCCGTGGGGCACCCCGGGGGCGCCCCCCAGGGGGTCGCCCCGGGGCCTACGCAGCCTGCATCAGGCGGGTGCGGC
It encodes:
- a CDS encoding TetR/AcrR family transcriptional regulator yields the protein MTERSGAPARDTYRHGNLHQALLEAGTELARAAGPDAIALREVTRRAGVAPNAAYRHFPNRDALVQAVSLRAMAELAHAMEEDLAALDPPGDPAQAARARFRAVGTGYLRFARTEPGLFRTAFYVPGDMTQAQAAASAGQGGLTPFQLLGAALDDLAACGLVSPERRPGAEFLVWSCVHGLAVLLIDGPLRGLPDELAGPAVHDLIDLAEKGLRPDP
- a CDS encoding sigma-70 family RNA polymerase sigma factor; the protein is MSVLSLETTPAETSAARPAEDDLDVALDIFMAHRTRLFRIAYRVLGDVLGAEDVLQELWLRWQLTPRTRIENPAAFLTTAVNRLAINVVQSARHRHETPTESQLVNLADRAQDPVQRVEQTMAIAEALALLMARLTPDELAAYVLRKGFDYAYADLAELLGTSVSNARQLVRRGQARLEGDRERPVPAKTHRRLVAAFEAAVGTGDLEGLARLLAPEGHVHRLLSATPRSPRPAQIAA
- a CDS encoding sialidase family protein: MAALAAAAFTCIVTAQSALADGTDPAVVTPITGESPLAADCGLPEGDGYVLNPDTEVQPMVAADPKRPGRLVAVYQQDRWSKYGGNGTGVVLSDDNGATWKRSANQPAFSRCDGGKYDVTTDHWVTMTPSGTALAAAFSLSRTGEETAIVVSRSGDGGEHWEAPVTLGHDDDPRYFNDRPAITADPYHPGTVYAVWDRVDTQPSGEWVQPVYLAKSTDDGRTWTSRKVYDFPANSGAIGTELVPMADGTLLIGMHQETNTSAATQVIRSTDGGETWSEPTLDVPAPFAVGVKIPDPDDSGDPVRNATLPLLAAQPDGKVVNAVWQSQDADGTFHAAYARSTDSGKTWSKPVNVDKTPTGSAAVPAIAVAPGGTVAITYYDFRNNTSAATLPTDFWAVTCTTDCTKPGSWRERHIEGPFDARKVPPTSVGRLLGDYTGLVASNSAFVAVYGVATGDADNPVDLHSATFYK
- a CDS encoding TIGR03620 family F420-dependent LLM class oxidoreductase, producing the protein MDIDLGLLGAHLREHEVSPESAVEVERAGYGTLWLDASPPADLAFAERLLDATTRIVVGTSVVNVWTADAETVAASYHRIVARHPGRFILGVGIGHREVHAEWASPHDTLASYVHRLTLAGVPAERVVLAALGPRMLRLARDRTAGAIPGMVTPEHTRRARETLGGDRLLLPGHFALPEPDPERARAVARAAPPGQALQVTNYASNLRRLGFTDEDLSGTGSDRVIDALVAYGDPAGLARGLIAHLDAGADQIGVYPLGDDPIATLRAVADAVLAIRPE
- a CDS encoding LysR family transcriptional regulator; this translates as MELRALRYFVVVADELHFGRAAERLHIAQPAVSKRIAQLERELGVRLLDRSPRRVRLTAAGHRVLAAARDALAAADRVRAAAGEPAGTMRIGTAAGFTARLERGIDALREHPSARGVDVALVDLPLTARLDEVRRGEIDLALARGMRSAPGLRVLPTWTEQLFAVVSARHPAAGRATIAPADLAVGDVRIPSREHGLLLPGALRAAMREAGVEARAGRLAGTVHDMLVEVGANPRSWTVLPGDQVAEIRSTRERAIPFAPRTTITGSVVVPVDLPHTCAAAHRAAFGD
- a CDS encoding glycosyltransferase translates to MSVITPVYKPDPELLREAYDSLAGQELPNDWEWEWIVQEDGTTGVAENILPADPRIKFGTGRRGSSSLTRNLGLARSRGELIKNLDADDVLTPGVLARDIEVLSSDQGVHWTASRALDLLPDGSTVSVQDRVPPGRLEPGVVFEQWKADDFRLPVHPTTLCIRRNLATALGGWMAVPGSDDSGLLISASMVSAGHFHGEIGLLYRKWPGQVTAQPAHYAETEWNSRMSLIRERAESFAEIWSRRGLLTP